Proteins from a single region of Thermodesulfovibrionia bacterium:
- a CDS encoding DUF4380 domain-containing protein — translation MTIQKISFAGWDNCVQISNSIVDLIVTTDVGPRIIRYGFIGKENELCVVESTKGMTGGDEWKIYGGHRLWHSPEDRVRTYQPDNSTVEWEEIKGGIKVSQDTEILTGIKKEMEITLSADSTKVHLLHRLINKGKANVVLSVWSLTAMAAGGKEIVPITGNDTGLLPNRVVSLWPYTKLSDPRITLGEKYIILNQDAAVKAPLKFGIPNENGWAAYFNHNNLFIKYHEHQADALYPDFGVSYETYTNDFMLEMETLSPLVVLGPGKAVEHAERWELFGSVPTPSNNENEIENILSDMLRPR, via the coding sequence ATGACCATACAAAAAATATCATTCGCAGGCTGGGACAACTGCGTACAGATATCAAACAGCATCGTTGATCTTATAGTGACGACCGATGTCGGGCCGAGGATAATCAGATACGGGTTTATCGGTAAAGAGAACGAGCTTTGCGTTGTCGAGTCGACAAAGGGCATGACAGGCGGAGATGAGTGGAAGATATACGGGGGACATCGGTTATGGCACAGTCCTGAAGACCGCGTTCGCACATATCAGCCTGATAACAGCACTGTAGAATGGGAAGAGATAAAAGGCGGGATCAAGGTCTCACAGGACACGGAAATATTGACAGGCATAAAAAAAGAGATGGAGATCACACTGTCTGCTGACAGCACTAAAGTGCATCTGCTTCACAGGCTTATCAATAAAGGGAAGGCAAATGTCGTACTCTCGGTCTGGAGCCTTACAGCAATGGCAGCGGGAGGGAAAGAGATAGTGCCTATCACAGGGAATGACACAGGCCTTCTGCCGAACCGTGTTGTCTCGCTCTGGCCTTACACTAAACTTAGTGACCCGCGAATAACACTCGGAGAAAAATACATCATTCTAAATCAGGATGCCGCTGTTAAAGCGCCTTTGAAGTTCGGCATTCCCAATGAGAACGGCTGGGCCGCTTACTTTAACCACAACAATCTCTTTATCAAATACCATGAACATCAGGCCGATGCCCTTTATCCTGATTTCGGAGTTTCATACGAGACATACACAAATGACTTTATGCTTGAGATGGAGACGCTCTCACCGCTTGTGGTTTTGGGACCCGGCAAAGCAGTTGAACATGCTGAAAGATGGGAACTCTTTGGCAGCGTACCAACGCCTTCAAACAATGAAAACGAGATAGAAAATATCCTCTCAGACATGCTTCGTCCCCGATAA